Part of the Mycolicibacterium mageritense genome is shown below.
GGTCGCCGAGTCGATGCGACGCCTGCAGCACCGCCAGGCTCAGTGCGACAGGCGTCATCGCGCTCCCCGCGAGCGAGACCGCCCTGCCCAAGACGAAGCAGCCGAACGGCGTGTGGACCGCGCTTCGCAGCGCCGACAGTCGCATAGCCGGACAGCATGGCGAGCGCAACGGTACAGTTGCCATCCTTACGACAAAAGGCGCAAGCATATGACGCTTCTCAAGCTCAGTCCCAATGCGCTGGCCCACTGCCGTTTCGCCATCTCACCGCTGGCCGAAACTGTGGGCGTCATGATCACGTTGCAACGCCGATGCACTGATCCCGCCGTGGCCCGCTGGCACGCTGAACATCAGCCTGCCTACCGTCGCTGGCTAGGCGCCAACCCGATCGCGGCCGCACTGTTGCCGCTGATCGCCAGTACCAAACGATTCCCCGACATGATCGCTCTGCCGCCGGAGCACGGCATGAACACCCGCTTGAGCGACGAACTCGCGACGATGACAACGTTCAGCGATGAGCAAATCCGCGCCGGGGTCCGTGCGGCCGCGGCGGCGAGCTGGAAAACCCACCGCCTCGACTGGCTCGACACGCCCAACCTTGCGGCTCGCACCGCGGAGCTGTTCCAGCAGGGCTGGCAGCAGTTCGTCGAACCGGACTGGCCGCGACGACGCGGCGTTCTCGAGCGCGACATCATGTACCGGGCCGGGCTTCTCGCGGCTTACGGCTGGAGGCACACCGTCGAGACGATGAAACAACGCTCAGTCTGGGTGGGCGACAACGCCATTCGATTCAGCAATCTGCACTGGCCCGACCGCCTCATCGATGACGGGCTCATCTTTGTTCCCCGCACGACAACCGGCGGTTGGTGGACGTGTGAACAACCGCCGCGTTACGCCCTCGTCTATTCCGCCTACGGTCCCCACGCCGCGCCGACCGCCGGCGCCGACGGCGGCACCGACGCCCTGTCCACCCTGCTCGGGCCGGGCCGCGCCCGCATCGCACGCCAACTTCAAATCCCCGCCACCAGCACCCAATTGGCACACATTCTCGGCCAGTCCCTGGGCACCGTGAGCAAGCATCTCGCCGTATTGCGCGATGCGGGAACAGTCGCCGGAACGAGAGTCGGACGCAGCGTCACCTACCGCCTGACCGAACAGGGGCACCAACTGGTGCAACTCCTCGACGAGAGGCCGGCAATCAGTCCCGACGGGCCAGGACATACAGCCGCTGCGTGGTCTCGTCGCGCCACTCGTGCGGCCCGCGGAGATACCACTCGACGGCGGTGAGCCCAGCGGCTTGTACCGCCGCAACGACGACCGCCACGTCATGCAGCACGACATCCAGCGGCGGCACCTCAAGCTCGAACCAACTGGTCACTCGGCGCACGTCGTCCCCCGCGTGCAGAGCAAGGACCAGTAGACCGCCGGATGCGAGTGGCCGAGCCAGGGCTGCAATGGCACTGGGCAGTTCGGACGCCGCCAAGTGGATGAGCGAATACCACCCGAGCACAGCGCCCCAGCCGACAGCAGCCGCCGGCCGCATCAACCGACGCAGATCACCCACCTGGTAGCTGACGTCGGGATAGCGCTGCTGCGCCTCGACAATCATCTCCGGACTGAGGTCGAGTCCCTGCGCGGCAGCGCCGGCGGCGGCCAGGTACGCGGTCACGTGGCCCGGACCGCAGCCCGCATCCATCACCGGAAGCTCGCCGGCAGTCTCCGCCACGCGGTCGAGCAGCCAGCGCTCAAACGGCAGTCCATCGAGTTCGTCGGTCAACTCACGCGCATAGGTGGGCGCCACGGCGGCGTATGTTGCCCGTACCCGGTCATCGCGGGCCTCGGGCGAGTCCTCGATGGGTGCCTCGCGGTCGACCGCGGGTCGCGCGGGCATCTCCCCCGTCTCGACCGGACCCAGCCGGTGCACCCATCGGTGGTCCTGCTGGCCTGGCCGTCGTTCGAGCCGCCGCACCAGCGGTTGGTCTCGCGCGGCCATCCGTTCCAGGCACGCCTCCACCGCGGCGCGGTCGGTGAACGGGAAGAGCCGCTCGGTCCGGGTGCGCAGCTCCCCCGGCGCCTGCGCCCCGCGCAGCAGCAGCACGGTGAGAACCGCGCGCTCGTCATCTGCCAGATCGAGGCTCTCCGAAAGTGTCTGGTGATACTTCAGGGTGCGCCGTCCGGTGTCGGCCCACACGATGCGTAACAACCCACGGTCCTTGAGCGCGCGGGCCGTCGATTCCACGGTCCGCTCGTCGAGTTCCATCACCGGCTCGCGGCTGCTGGTCTGATTGCAGGCGGTGCGGAGACTGGAGAGAGTCAGCGGGTATGACGCGGGAACGGTGACCTGCTTCTCCAGGAGGCTGCCCAGGATCCGCTGCTCGACCGGCTCGAGGTCCATGCAGCAGACCTTACTTCCACCCGCCCCGAGCGGTCGTGCGCTTCATCCTCGTTGTCCAGATCCAGACCGGACCATGCGAAGGTTCTGGCATGACAACATTTGTCGTCGATGCACAGGTGGCCATCAATCTCGCGGTCAGCGGGACAACCCTTCCGCCACAGCACAGTCTGGCGGCGCCGACGCTGCTGCGCTCGCAGGCGCTCGCCCTGGTGTATGAATCTGTGCACCGCGGCGAGATCGATGAACGCACCGGTCGGAAAATTCTCGACGATATTCGTGGGCTACGGATCCGGCTTCTCGGGGACCGGTCAATGCAGGACCACGCATGGCGAATTGCCGCCAAGCTCAACTGGCCCGACACCTACCGGGCCGAGTACATCGCGCTGACCCAGCTACAAGCCGACGCGCTGGCCACCGCGGACAGCCAACTCGCGGCCGCGGCCCGTGCATTCGTCGAGACGGTGTCGCCCGCCGAGATCACGCGACCGTGAAAATCACGACGTACACCCGTGGCCCGTGGATCGAAGGCGATGAGTTTCTGTCTGCAGCGCAGTCCAATTGAGCAGGATGATCACGGTGAGAGCGCTGATCAGACCGCCCCCGCGACAGCAAGGAGCACCACGATCATGGCAACCCCACAGGCCCTGGACATCACGTTCACCGCTCGTCTCGGCAAGGCGCGTCCAGGAGACACCTGGACTTGCGTCCAACTGCCCGACTCGGCACAGATCTTCGGCACGCGCGGTCTGGTCAAGGTCGCGGGCACTGTCGACGGTCAGCCGTTCACCGGGGCGTTCATGGCCCTGGGCGACGGCACCCACAAGCTCCCAGTTGCTGCTGCCATCCGCAAGGCCATCGGCAAGAACGACGGTGACGACGTCGAAGTGCACCTCACCGAGCGGCTGAACTGAGCCTTTGGGCTCCACCGAAACTCAGCGGTCCGCGACGCGACCGGGCACTCCGAACGGCAACGATCCCGGGGAGCGTGGCAATCTGCTGTTCGCACCGGACTGCCGAAACGCATCGATGGCAAGGGCAGCGAACCGGCGGGCTGCCGCCTCTCGGACCGAAGGCGGCGTCGAGGACAGTCCGCGTCCGGCCAACAGGACGAGCACGAGATCGTCGATGACGAAGTCGTGACGCAGCTCGCCGGCCGCCTTGGCCCGATCGGCGAGCTGTGCCAGCGACCGCAGCAGCGATGCGCGGTGGACGGCCAACGCATGCAGCTGAGGATTCGCGGACATGAACGCGTCCACGAAGCCCTGGTTGCGGCTGTTGAGGACACTGATCCGGTCGATCACCGAACAGAACCCTCGCCACGGGTCGGGATCCGCGCAACCGTCGTCCACGATGCGGTGACACTCGCGCATTTCGTCCGCGAAAGCGGCATCGACCAACATCTGCTTCGTCGGGAATCGTCGGTACAGGGTTGCGGCGCCTACGTTCGCGTGGCGCGCGACCTCGCGCATGGTGACGTTCATTCCCCGTTCTGAGAAGAGCTCTCGCGCGACCTTGAGAAGACGGTCGCGGTTGTCCCGCGCGTCGGAGCGGAGCATGTGAGGCAGTTGATCGCTCATGGTTCTCACTTCACGGAAGTGGACGCAGGCGTCCATTACCGTCGCAACGGTACCGCAGCGAACGGCGAGCTCGACGGAGGCGACAGTGCGCGCAGTGATCATCCAGGAATTCGGCGACCCGAGCGGCATGGCCGTGATCGACACAGCGTCTCCAACTCCCGCGCCGGGGCAGGTGCTCATCGAGACAGAAGCGATCGGAGTGGGCGGGGTGGATGCCGTGATTCGCCGAGGCGCTGTCCCGGGCTTGGGTTTTTCCGAGGGACTGATCCCGGGCAGCGAGATCGCAGGCACTGTGACCGCGGTCGGCGCAGGTGAAGACCAATCGTGGGTGGGTCGGCGGGTATGGGCGTTCACCGGAACCGGAGGCGGCTACGCCGAGCAGGCGGTCGCGCAGATCGACAAGGTCACCGAGCTGCCGGCCGGTTTGTCGGCGAATGACGCAGTGACGCTGGGCGGTTCGGCTACCGTCGCGCATTTCGCACTGGCCCATGCTCACTTCTCCCCTGGTGAGTCGCTGCTCGTGCGCGGTGCGGCGGGCAGCATCGGCATCGCGACTGTGCAGCTTGCGGTTCGTGGAGGGGCGAGCGCAGTCGCGGTGACGACGTCGTCGCCGGAGCGCGGAAGTCGACTCCGCGCTCTCGGAGCGACACATGTACTAGACCGCGCCGGAGGCGGCGACGCCGCTGCGCCGACGTCATTCGACGTGATCATCGACATCGCGGGTGGGCCGGCGCTGCCGGAGTTCCTCGACCGACTCGCTCCGAACGGGCGGCTGGTCCTTGCCGGCATTGTGGCCGGCATGCCGCCGGCGGATTTCGGCATGCGGCTGGTGGACGTGAGTGCGTTCCAACGGTCCCGCTCATTCGCGACGTTCAGCCTCGACGCAATCCCGGCCGCTCTCACCGCTTCGATTCGTACGAAGCAATTTCGTGCGGCGATACACGGCGACCTGCGTGCCGTCGTGCACCAAGTCCTGCCTCTCGAGAAAGCCGCTGAAGCCCACCGCCAGATGGACATCGGCGAGGTATTTGGGCGGATCGTCCTTACGCCCTGACGAAGACGCGCAAACCAACGCTGCCCTCGCCGCACGCGGACATCTGCGAACATCAGAAGGTGGCTTCCCGTGCTCGCAGGTCGCGCCCATGACCGTCGAAGACGACCTCGACTCGCTCTACGGCATGCAGCCTGACGAGTTCACCTCGCGCCGCAATGAACTCGCGGCGGCTGCACGCAAGCGCGGCGACGCCGAGGCGGCCAAGGTGATCGCCGGAGCTCGGCGACCGACGACGGCGGCATGGGTCGTGAACCGGCTGGCCCTGACCGACTCGACAGTGCGCCCGCGGTTGGCGGAGCTGCACGACGCCCTGAGTACCGCACACGCAACCATGGACGGGCAACGGATCCGTGAGCTGTCCGTGGTCCAGCGGCGGCTGGTGCAGGAACTGGCCCGCGCAGGGTTCGCGGCCGCGGGATTGGCGGATCCGACGGCGGCCGTGCGCGACGACGTCACAGGCACACTGCAGGCGGCCATCGCAGACCCCGAGGTCGCCGCACGCTTGGGCCGGCTGTCGAAACCCGAGGAGTGGTCAGGTTTCGGCGATTTCGGAGCGTCGTCCGCGGTGGTGACGCATAGCCGGTCCGATACCGGGTCGGCGTCGCGGCGTTCCCCGTCGTCGCCGAAAGGCAAACAGCCACCACCGGACGTCGCCGCGATCGAGGAGGCCCGACGCAACCGCGACGCCGCCGCATCCCACGTGGCTGCCGCACGCACCGCGCACGACGACGCGCGCGCGACAGTGACCGAATGCCGGGGCAAGGTGACGACCGCACGACGGCGCTACGAGAAACTGCTCGAGACGCTCGCCGCCGCCGAGCGCGACGTCGAGGCTGCCGCGACTGAGCTCGACGCCGCGCAGCGATCGGAAAAAGCAGCGAAGAGCACGTTGGAGAATGCTGAAACCACTCTGGCGCAGGCTGATTCGCGGCTGGAGCAACTCACCGGCGGTTGACAGTGCGCAGTTCAACCCGCTACGCCAGGAGTGTCATCGCAGGCTCGATCAGTGCCAGTAAACGCTCACGGGGAACACCGTCTCGCGCCTGAACCGATATGCCGTGCAGCATGACGGCATAAGTGTCGCCCAGGGCCTGCGCATCGGTCCCCTCGCGAAGTTCGCCCGCCGCGACCGCGATGCGGAGACGTTCGACCAGTGAGTCGGTGCGCTTGCGCCGGTGCTCGGCAAGCCATTGTCGGACCGCGTCGTTGGCCGGTGAGCAATTGGTGGCGGAGCTGACCACCATGCAGCCGCGGGCACCGCGTTGCGTGTACACGTCGACCGCTTCGCGCAGTATTCGTTCGATCGCGCGGCGAGCCGTCGGTTCTTCGGCGAGCGCGCGGTCAGCGAATCCTCCCTCTTGCTGTTCGTACCGCTCGATCGCCTCCCGGAACAACGCCTCCTTCGAGCCGTAGGCCGCGTACAGCCGGGCAGAGGCCAGCCCGGTCGCCGACACCAGATCGCTCATGGAGGTGCTCTCGTACCCGTGCTCCCAGAACACCTGCTGGATCTTTTCGAGCACTTCACCTCGGTCGAATTCCCTTGGCCTGCCGGTCATCAACTCACCTTAGAATCGGTCGATCACCACGACACCGGCGGTGCCGAACGACTCCATCGAACCGAGCACCGAGCTGACCTCATCGAGGCCGACGGTATGGGAGACGACCTCGTCCGGGTTGAGCCGGCCGGCTTCGATCATCGCGAGCATCGGGCCGAATTGGTGCCCCGCCATGCCGAATGCACTCAGGAACTCCAATTCCTTGATCAGCATGAGATCGATCGGAACCGCGATCTGACCGCCGTCCGCTGCAACGGTGTGGCCCAGCTGCAGGTGACGACCGCGGGTCCGCAACGAGCGCACCGACGCTTGGCAGGTATGAGCCAGTCCGATCGCATCCACCGACACGTGGGCGCCGCCACCGGTGAGCTCGACGATCTCGGCGGCGGCTTCGGGCGCCGCTGCCGTGGTGGTGTGAACGGCTCCGAGCCGGCGTGCCGCGGCAAGTTTGTCATCGGAAATGTCCACTGCGATCACGTTGGCGCCGGCGGCTGCCGCGACCTGGACTGCGGACAAGCCCATGCCTCCCCCGGCGCCGTAGACCGCAACCCATTCACCGGGACGTACCCGCGCCTGGTCGACAATGCCGTGAAACGCCGCGATGTAGCGGCACCCGAGACTGGCCGCCGCGACAAAGCCCAACGACTCGGGCAATGCCACCATGTTCGCGTCCGCGAAGCGGACAACCACGTATTCGGCGAAGGCGCCCCAGTAGGAAACGCCCGGCACCAACGTGGCGCCGTGTTCGCATACGTGCTGATGCCCCGCGCGGCACGTCGCACAGTCGCCATCCCCTGGATTCATCGGAAACGTCACCCTGTCGCCCGCATGCCACCACCGGACCTCAGAGCCGACTTCTTCGACGACACCGGCGAATTCGTGCCCCAGAACGAACGGCGTTGTGACGCGCGGGCCGCCTGCCCAGAAATTTCCCGACCACAGCGCCCAGTCCGTACGGCAGATGCCGTTGGCCATCACGCGCACAATCGCCCCGTCGGCGGGGCAACTCGGGTCGGGCACATCTCGAACGACCAATGGCCGAGCGAGCTCTTCGATCACCGCAGCGCGCATGACCGCCTCCATTCTTTGTCAATCGACAAAGAATAGCGTATCGGCTCACCTTTCGGTCACCAGCAGCGACCGCCGCGGTCAGGTGGGCGCGGAGGCGTCGTGCAACAGACGCTCCACCATGTGGTCGTCGACTTCGGCGAAGAACGCGCCGATCACGTCTTCGACCTCGTCGAACCCGTCGGCACAGAAGAGCACCGGCTGGTAGTGCGTGATGTCGTACGTCTGCACGCCCATCCGTCCGACATCGAGTGGGCGCAGGTCGGCGGCTTCGATCTGCTGGATCTCCCCGTACGACGAAAGCAATCCCGCGCCGTACGTGCGCACTTCGCCGTGTTCACGTACGACACCGAATTCCAGGGAGAACCAGAACACCTTCGACACAAACTCCAGCGCCTCGAGGGTTTGCACTCGTCGGGCCGCCTGCCCGGCCAGCCGGTACAGCGTCGCGAAACGATCGTGGGCCAGGCAGTTGCCGTGGCCGACCACCTCGTGGATCAAGTCGGGTTCTGGCGTGTAGAGCGGCACCGAGTGGTGCCGGATGTACTGGGTCGAATGGAACACTCCGTCCGCGAGCGATCCGTAGAACTCCCGCAGGGGCACCAACCCAGCCGCGGGCACGTACTGAAACCCGGTGAGCGGCCCGAGCATCTCGTTGACCTCGACCAGCTGCGGGATGTGGTCCTCTGGAAGCCGAAGTCGCTCTCGGCCCTCCAGGTACGTGGCGCAGGCTCGGCGTTGGTGGAGGTTGTGGAGCTCAGCGCAGGCGATGCGCCACACTTCCTGCTCCGCGTCGGTATAGGTCGCAATCGGCGGTGGCGTGCCAGGCCGCCAGTCCATGGCGAGCGCGGCCAGCGCGTTGCGGCGAGCACGGTATGCCGGATCCACCGCGCCCGGGTGGTCAGCCGCCAGATGAACGGTGACGTCGTCTCCCGTGCGCGTCACCGGCGCGTAGAGCTGTCCTTCTTCGAACATCGCTGCCTCCCGGGTGTCCGGGCGTCGCACAGTGCGGCGTCGTTCGTCACCGGCGGCCGCTTCGGATACGCCGCAGCCGCCGTTGGGCCGGTTTCGTGGCCTATCAACCAGGATATGCGTGGCCTCGTCACGGTGCCGGATGGTGCCGTTGCGTGTCCCCGACGTCGCACCAAACCACAATACTTAGCTCTTGCGCTAAGCATTGCAATGGTAGACACTTAGCCTCATGGCTCAGTATTCAGCCACGCTCGATGGGGTCTTTCTTGCTCTGGCAGACCCCACCAGGCGGGCCGTGATTCACCAGCTCGGTCGAGGACCGGCGAGTGTCGGCGACCTGGCCCGCGAGGCCACGATGACACTGCCCTCGTTCATGAAGCACGTGCGGATGCTGGAATCCACTGGGCTGATCCGCACGGCGAAAGTCGGCCGTGTACGCACCTGCAATCTCAACCCGGACCGGCTCGCCGTCGTCGACGACTGGCTCACGCAGCAGCGGCGCGTCTGGGAGGGCCGCACCGACCGGTTGGAACATTTCGTCACCAATCCCAAGGAGGGCACCGCGCCATGAACCCTGATCTCGACCTCAGCATCGAACGGATCATCCGCGCACCCCGCAAGTCCGTATGGGATGCCTGGACCGACCCCGCGAGCCTGGCGCAGTGGTGGATACCGGCGCCCACGGTGTGTCGCGTCGAGCGTTTGGAGGTCCGTGCGGGAGGTGCATTCGTGACCCGGATGAGCGACGACGGCGTCGCGTTCGTCCCTCATCTCGATGCGTGCTTCCTGCTGGTGGAGGAGTTCGAACGGTTGGTGTTCACCAACGCCGTGGACAGCGCGTGGCGTCCGGCCGACCCCGCTCCCATTTCGATGACGGCCGAGGTCACGATGCGTGATCACCCGGAGGGCACCGCATACCGGATCATCGCGCGCCACGGCGATCCCGCCGCCCGCGACCGGCACGCCGAGATGGGCTTCGCCGACGGCTGGGGCACGGTGGCCGCCCAGCTTGCCCGGTATGCGGAGACCGCGCGCTGACGACGGGATGCCCCCTCGTCAGCGATTTGGCTCACCACGATCTCAGACCTGGATCTTTCGCTGCTCTGGTGCATACGGGTTCGTCGACGTCGGCGGACCCGCACCCCAACGCGCATCGCCGAGGGGTTGCGGGCAACAAGCCTGATTTGCGGCAAGACTAGGCTTCGTCGTCGGCTCGACAGCACAGAGAATTTGCGACACTTCCGGCATACGGGCATGCACGCCAACGCCTTTCACGTGCCGACACACCGTGCGCCTGCTGGTATCGCGCGCAGGCAACTGAGCACGGGACAGGCAACGGCCGGGGCGGTGCCCTATGTTCTTAAGCAGAGCACCTGATCTGCCCGGGGGGATTATGAAGCTTGGCCACGTATTCGACCGTCACTACAATGCTCTCACCCTGTGGCGACTCGTTCTCGCGACCGGGGTGGTCTTCTGGCATTCCTGGCCGCTGACGGGCCACGAGATCCGCTACGCGCCGGTTGCCCGGTTGCTCAGCGACATGTTCGCCGACGGATTCTTCGTCATTTCAGGATTTCTCATCACCGCCGCATGGATCCGCCGTCCACACCTCAAGGAGTACTGGGCATCTCGACTCTTGCGGATCTTCCCAGGTCTGTGGGTATGCCTGCTGGCAATTGCGTTCATCATCGCACCGATCGCCGCGAAAATTCAGCACACCTCGGTCACGCTGGCCGCAGAGCTCGGGTATTTCGCCAACAATGCCCTGCTCAACGTCGCCTACATCGGGATCGACGGAACGCCCACGGGTGTGCCGTATCCCGGCGTCTGGAACGGATCGATCTGGACTCTTTTCTTCGTGCTGTTGTGCGATGTCATGGTTTCGGTGCTGGGGATCGTCGGCTTGTTGAAGCGGCGCTGGACAATTCCGACCCTGTTCGTCCTGGCCATCTGCTGGTGCGCCTACGTCTCGTACACGCCGCCACTGCACAGCTGGCCGCAGATGCTGGCCCGGTTCAGCGTCGTGTTCCTCGCCGGTGCAATGTTTTACCAGTATCAGGACAAGATTCCGGCACGGTGGTCGCTGGTCGCGCTCTGCGCCGCCATAGTCGCGGCGTCCGGATTCACCCAGAACTACCGAGCCATCGGGGCATTGCCGCTGGCTTACGTCATCATCGTCTCGGGTGCGCTCATCCGCAAAGCGCGGCTGCGCAACGATTTTTCCTACGGTGTCTACATTTACGCATTCCCGATCCAACAGTTGCTGGCAACCTGTGGTCTCGCACCGTTGAATCCTTTCGCGTTCTTTGCCATTGCCACCACAGCTGTCATGCCTGTGGCCGCCTTGAGTTGGTTCGCCGTCGAAAAGCGAGCCGCGGCACTGAAGAACCGGATTTTTCGAAGGTCCACCACGCCCTCGGCCGGCCAAGACCTCACGTTGCAACGCCAGACCGCCCAATAGGTCGACGCGGTATCGGCGACCGGCCGGCGCCGGTCGCCGATACCCGTTCACTCGTGCCGGCCTACCCGAGATTCCTTGGGAAGAAGCGAGTGTCGATCCGTCCATCTGTCGGCACCTGACGATGCCCGCCGGGGAAGGCCAGCAGCACCTTGTGCCGCGAAGCGAAGGTTTCGAACAACTCGAAACCGAATTCGCGCGGTATTTCCTTGTCGTCCAATGGAAGCAGGAACTCGATCGGGATGGTTACCCGTTTCGCCGCCTCGCGCAGCGCGTCGTGTGCGGACACCCACCCGAAGACCGCGGCGGTGATCCGAGGTTCGACCGCAGCGAGCGGTATCCCGATCGCACTGGCCAGCGACATACCGGAGTAGCCGATCGGGGCATGACGGCCTATCTCGGGAAGGCCTTGCAGGGCGTCGATGGTCGCCCGCCATTCGGGAACAGCGCGTTCGGCCACCGACTGGCAGTAGTCGGCGAGGATTCGGCCGAACGCCGGACTCCCCTCGTCCCGGGCCCGACGAAACTCGGCGATGAGGCGGTCGTCGTGCGCGCTTCGTGGTCGACCGCCGTGTCCTGGCGCGTCGATGGAGGCGACGTGGAAACCGTCAGTGGTCACCGAGGAACGGGCCCGGGCCACGTGTGCGGGGGCTTTCTTGTCCAGACCGCCGGGGTGGCCGGCCAGGATCAGGGGCGCGCCATCTGGACCGGAGTCCGGCGACCAGAGCACACCGGTGATGTCACCGAGGGTGAAGGTACGTTCTACGACGCCGTGTGATGATCTCTCTGAGGTGAATTGCATGGTGCTGCCTTTCGGGATTGCCGTTGCTCAGGCGCTCCCGGCGACACCTACGTCAACCACCGAACCGTGAACACGAGTGGGAGCACCCACCTGGTTACTGCGTTCATGGGTCTCACCTCCTCACGTGCTGTCACGGTTGTGGGCACGCTACCAATGCGGACAGAACACCGTCCAACTGTTTTCTCCGCGCACGGCGCCATCGACGTATGGCCTGCAATCACCATCTTCGGCATACTGATCCTGGGTAGCCCACGCTCGATCTGCGATTCGCGCGGGCACATCTCCCATCCCGGTTGTTCTCTGACACCGGACGCTCTCCAGGTTTGATCGACGTCGCGGCGTGGCATGCTCGCGCGATGCGGCCGACACGGACCCAGCCACACCCCAGAATGGAGTGAAAGATCTTGAGTACCACACGAATTACCAACGGAACCGAACGCGAGATCGTCGAGAACATGCTCGATCGGAACCGTGCAGCGCTGATCCAGACCGTACGCGGCTTGTCCGACTTGGATGCCCGCCGACGGCTCGTCGCTTCGCTCACGACACCGATCTCGTTGATCAAGCATGCCGCTGCCGCGGAACGGATTTGGTTCCAGCGGTTCTGGGCAGGACTCGACGAGTCCGAATGTGACGGGTACTCGCGCCGCGACGAGGGTACCTTCGCCGTGGGTGACGACGAGTCGCTCGCAGGCGTCATCGCCGAGTTCGAGCGCGCCAGTGGGCGATCGCGCGAGATTGCCTCCCGATTCGACCTCGATGACACCAAGGAGAATCCGCGCGAGGGCACGGTCAGCATGCGATGGACCCTGCTCTCGATGATCGAAGAGTTCGCCAGGCACGCGGGCCACGGCGATATTCTCCGCGAGCAGATCGACAACGGCCAGAGTAATGAGCGATAACTATTCGCGATTCAGTGTCAGCTGCAAAAACACGATTCCCTTCATCCCGCTGGTCGCAGTCTCTGAGTCGGCGAACTGCGGAGCGTCGCGGAATCCGGCGGAACGATAAAGGCGCAGCGCCGCGGTCATGAATGAGGCTGTTTCCAGCCTCACGACGTCAAATCGTTCGAACCGCGCGACGTCAAGCAAGCGATCGAGGAGGGCACGACCGATGCCGAGGCCACGAGCGCTGGGCGCTACGTACATGCGTTTGATTTCGCCGGTCCGGGGTCCGGCCCGTTTAATGCCTGCGACTCCGACCGGTTCGCCACCGGCGTAGGCGGCCAAGAGCCGCCCCGGCGGAACCAGGAACCGCACCGACTCCTCCCGAAACAATCGGTTGTGATGAAGCACCGCCTGCTCCGGGTCACCGAAATCGACACCGTTGTCTGCCG
Proteins encoded:
- a CDS encoding GNAT family N-acetyltransferase, with product MSSLAQLEPLLDRYVRMVVERMAADNGVDFGDPEQAVLHHNRLFREESVRFLVPPGRLLAAYAGGEPVGVAGIKRAGPRTGEIKRMYVAPSARGLGIGRALLDRLLDVARFERFDVVRLETASFMTAALRLYRSAGFRDAPQFADSETATSGMKGIVFLQLTLNRE
- a CDS encoding ArsR/SmtB family transcription factor, translating into MAQYSATLDGVFLALADPTRRAVIHQLGRGPASVGDLAREATMTLPSFMKHVRMLESTGLIRTAKVGRVRTCNLNPDRLAVVDDWLTQQRRVWEGRTDRLEHFVTNPKEGTAP
- a CDS encoding acyltransferase family protein, producing the protein MKLGHVFDRHYNALTLWRLVLATGVVFWHSWPLTGHEIRYAPVARLLSDMFADGFFVISGFLITAAWIRRPHLKEYWASRLLRIFPGLWVCLLAIAFIIAPIAAKIQHTSVTLAAELGYFANNALLNVAYIGIDGTPTGVPYPGVWNGSIWTLFFVLLCDVMVSVLGIVGLLKRRWTIPTLFVLAICWCAYVSYTPPLHSWPQMLARFSVVFLAGAMFYQYQDKIPARWSLVALCAAIVAASGFTQNYRAIGALPLAYVIIVSGALIRKARLRNDFSYGVYIYAFPIQQLLATCGLAPLNPFAFFAIATTAVMPVAALSWFAVEKRAAALKNRIFRRSTTPSAGQDLTLQRQTAQ
- a CDS encoding phenylalanine 4-monooxygenase, which encodes MFEEGQLYAPVTRTGDDVTVHLAADHPGAVDPAYRARRNALAALAMDWRPGTPPPIATYTDAEQEVWRIACAELHNLHQRRACATYLEGRERLRLPEDHIPQLVEVNEMLGPLTGFQYVPAAGLVPLREFYGSLADGVFHSTQYIRHHSVPLYTPEPDLIHEVVGHGNCLAHDRFATLYRLAGQAARRVQTLEALEFVSKVFWFSLEFGVVREHGEVRTYGAGLLSSYGEIQQIEAADLRPLDVGRMGVQTYDITHYQPVLFCADGFDEVEDVIGAFFAEVDDHMVERLLHDASAPT
- a CDS encoding DinB family protein — its product is MSTTRITNGTEREIVENMLDRNRAALIQTVRGLSDLDARRRLVASLTTPISLIKHAAAAERIWFQRFWAGLDESECDGYSRRDEGTFAVGDDESLAGVIAEFERASGRSREIASRFDLDDTKENPREGTVSMRWTLLSMIEEFARHAGHGDILREQIDNGQSNER
- a CDS encoding SRPBCC domain-containing protein, which codes for MNPDLDLSIERIIRAPRKSVWDAWTDPASLAQWWIPAPTVCRVERLEVRAGGAFVTRMSDDGVAFVPHLDACFLLVEEFERLVFTNAVDSAWRPADPAPISMTAEVTMRDHPEGTAYRIIARHGDPAARDRHAEMGFADGWGTVAAQLARYAETAR
- a CDS encoding alcohol dehydrogenase catalytic domain-containing protein, producing the protein MRAAVIEELARPLVVRDVPDPSCPADGAIVRVMANGICRTDWALWSGNFWAGGPRVTTPFVLGHEFAGVVEEVGSEVRWWHAGDRVTFPMNPGDGDCATCRAGHQHVCEHGATLVPGVSYWGAFAEYVVVRFADANMVALPESLGFVAAASLGCRYIAAFHGIVDQARVRPGEWVAVYGAGGGMGLSAVQVAAAAGANVIAVDISDDKLAAARRLGAVHTTTAAAPEAAAEIVELTGGGAHVSVDAIGLAHTCQASVRSLRTRGRHLQLGHTVAADGGQIAVPIDLMLIKELEFLSAFGMAGHQFGPMLAMIEAGRLNPDEVVSHTVGLDEVSSVLGSMESFGTAGVVVIDRF
- a CDS encoding dienelactone hydrolase family protein, encoding MQFTSERSSHGVVERTFTLGDITGVLWSPDSGPDGAPLILAGHPGGLDKKAPAHVARARSSVTTDGFHVASIDAPGHGGRPRSAHDDRLIAEFRRARDEGSPAFGRILADYCQSVAERAVPEWRATIDALQGLPEIGRHAPIGYSGMSLASAIGIPLAAVEPRITAAVFGWVSAHDALREAAKRVTIPIEFLLPLDDKEIPREFGFELFETFASRHKVLLAFPGGHRQVPTDGRIDTRFFPRNLG